TATATCTCCATGGATTATTTCAAACAGAAGATCAAAAAGAACGAAGTAGGGTCTTCTGCCATGCCGCATAAAGTAAACCCGATTGATTTTGAAAACGCAGAAGGCAACCTGGGATTGGCTAACGCCGTGTTTGAGCATTTGAGTGCGAAGCTGCCGGTATCACGCCTGCAGCGCGATCTGACTGATTCTACCGTGTTGCGTAACCTGGGCGTTCCATTCGGGCATACCCTGCTCGCCACTAAATCTATTCAGAAAGGCCTCGGTAAACTGATCCTCAATGAAGCCAAACTGAAACAGGACCTGGATAACAACTGGGCGGTTGTAGCAGAAGCTATACAGACAGTACTGCGCAGGGAAAACTATCCGCAACCATATGAAGCGTTGAAAGAGCTTACCCGTGGCGGCGAACAGATTACCCAGAAAACCATACATAAATTCGTAGACGGCCTGAGTATCAGCGCTGCGCTGAAGAAAGAGTTAAAGGCGATAACGCCGCATAACTATACAGGGCTGTGGTAATTAAGAATGTGGAATGTGGAATTAAGAAAATGCAGCGGAGATAGTAAACGCGAATACCAAATTCGCTGCTATCTTCGCTGCATTTTCTTAATTCCACATTCTATATTCTTAATTCTCTCCTGACTCCCGAAAGCAATTCATTCTGCGATTAATGCGTTTTGCGGCCCTTAGGCGCTGGTTTAACAAACGCTGATGTATTAATTTTTATCATCTATATACAAATTCCTACTCCTGCTATCAGCTGGTGGTATCGGCAATTTCAATTGTCTGTGGGATAAATTGTTTAGGTAACATCAGGGCGAAGGCCCATACAATTGTTGATATTGATATAATTTTATAAAGACAAAATTGCTTGAAATCTACCGGAATACCGGTGTATAAAACAGCTATGGGGTAGGTTTTAAAAGCAATACAAATATATGAAATAAGCTAGTATTATAGAATAATCACAAGCATTTTTTTGTTAATAAGTAGTTAAGAGAGCATTCAGAAGACATCTCTGAAATGCACCAGTTCATACTCTTTTTCCTGGAATGTGATAGCGATGATATCGAATCGGATTGTTGCGGGCGACAGGTTGAAATGATGCAGGTAATCGGTGGCTACACTACGGATATGTTCCTGTTTACGGCCGTTTACGGCTTCCTCCGGCCAGCCAAAGCGGTTAGTGTTACGGGTTTTTACTTCGATGAAAAACAGGTGTCCGTTTTTTTCGGCAATAATATCTATTTCCCGTTTCCCTGACTTCCAGTTTACATGCAGGATCTTGCAGTATTGGGCAACATAGGCCCTGGCAATTATTTCGCCTTGTTTACCAAGGCTTATATGGTTTTCCATAAAATATCAGTACGGGTTTTACAAACAATTATATACAGGTCTGAAATTGTTCAGCTTAACGCTTATTTTTGCAGGCATATAAATTTATTAAATCTCTGTTATTTAACAAGTTAAACAGATTACTATATATGAACTTATTTAGACTGGAAGGGAAAGTACAACACTATGCCTGGGGCGGATACAGGTATATTCCCGAATTGTTGGGAATAACGCCTGGCGACAAGCCCAGCGCTGAATACTGGATGGGGGCTCATGCCAGCGCACCTTCCACCATTACCACTGCTGAAGGTGCTGTAGCATTGAACCAGCTTATACAGCAGGATCCGGTACATATTACCGGCCCTGCAGTGTGGGAGCGTTTTAAAGAATTGCCTTTTTTGTTTAAGATACTGGATGTAAAGGATATGCTGTCTATACAGGTGCACCCCACTAAAACCGAAGCTGAGAAAGGTTTTGCGAGGGAAAACGCCGAAGGCATTCCATTGAATGCGCCACATCGCAACTACAAAGATGATAACCACAAACCGGAGATCATGGTGGCGCTGAGTGAGTTTTACCTGTTGCATGGCTTCCTGCCGCATGAGCAGTTACGCCAGGTGCTCACTACCGTACCTGAGTTCACCTCACTGGTAAGTATATACGAAAAAGAGGGATACTATGGACTTTATAAGAGCGTGATGGAGATGCCACAGTCGCTGGTAAATATTATCCTTCGCCCGCTTACAGACCGTATGATCCCTGCTTATAAAGCCAATCAGCTTCCTAAAACAGATCCGGGTTTCTGGGCGGCAAGAGCAGTTTTAAACGACCCTGGCAGCAAAGAAAAACTCGATAGAGGTATCTTCTCTATATACTTCTTCAATATCATGAAAGTGCAGCCAGGCGAAGCGGTGTTTCAGGATGCAGGCATTCCGCACGCCTACCTCGAAGGCCAGAATGTAGAGTTGATGGCTAACTCCGACAATGTGCTACGTGGAGGGCTTACTCCGAAACATGTGGATGTACCCGAGCTGTTGAAACACACCCGGTTTGAAGGCGTACATCCTGTTGTGCTCAAAGGTGATCTGAGCAGTGATGGTCTGGAAAGAATCTACAAAACTCCGGCTCCGGATTTTGAAGTAAGTAAAATAAATCTTCATGCCGGTCAGGTATATAAACACACTGCTAAAGCTGCAGAG
The genomic region above belongs to Chitinophaga sp. 180180018-3 and contains:
- the manA gene encoding mannose-6-phosphate isomerase, class I, which codes for MNLFRLEGKVQHYAWGGYRYIPELLGITPGDKPSAEYWMGAHASAPSTITTAEGAVALNQLIQQDPVHITGPAVWERFKELPFLFKILDVKDMLSIQVHPTKTEAEKGFARENAEGIPLNAPHRNYKDDNHKPEIMVALSEFYLLHGFLPHEQLRQVLTTVPEFTSLVSIYEKEGYYGLYKSVMEMPQSLVNIILRPLTDRMIPAYKANQLPKTDPGFWAARAVLNDPGSKEKLDRGIFSIYFFNIMKVQPGEAVFQDAGIPHAYLEGQNVELMANSDNVLRGGLTPKHVDVPELLKHTRFEGVHPVVLKGDLSSDGLERIYKTPAPDFEVSKINLHAGQVYKHTAKAAEILIVISGTATIKGDATLDLRKGQSVFTVYGASYEISTDGEVEIYKASN
- a CDS encoding YraN family protein; the protein is MENHISLGKQGEIIARAYVAQYCKILHVNWKSGKREIDIIAEKNGHLFFIEVKTRNTNRFGWPEEAVNGRKQEHIRSVATDYLHHFNLSPATIRFDIIAITFQEKEYELVHFRDVF